Proteins co-encoded in one Podospora pseudoanserina strain CBS 124.78 chromosome 7 map unlocalized CBS124.78p_7, whole genome shotgun sequence genomic window:
- a CDS encoding uncharacterized protein (COG:I; EggNog:ENOG503P2JM) — MSQWFDTWDIANLHQKEELQIEGLKESVASIRLLVNREVASLGGQREKVVLAGLSQGGATAVHTVLNVAKGLGGLMVFSGRMPFSGRTLAKMRSILDLAEVPEDDSAVRTTPVLVQHCTDDPLSRVQNGREVRDSLSSFDAQVEWREYPTDAAAWLRARVFNEN, encoded by the exons ATGTCGCAATGGTTTGACACCTGGGACATTGCCAATTTACACCAAAAGGAAGAACTCCAAATCGAGGGCCTGAAGGAAAGCGTCGCAAGTATCCGATTGCTTGTGAACAGGGAGGTGGCCAGCTTGGGTGGACAGCGAGAGAAAGTCGTCCTTGCAGGGCTGAGTCAGGGCGGCGCGACGGCTGTGCATACAGTTCTCAACGTAGCCAAAGGCCTTGGGGGTCTCATGGTCTTCAGTGGGAGGATGCCCTTTTCCGGCAGAACATTAGCCAAAATGAGATCGATATTGGATCTGGCCGAGGTCCCTGAGGACGACAGCGCAGTGCGGACGACACCCGTGCTGGTGCAACATTGCACCGACGACCCTCTTTCTAGGGTCCAGAATGGACGGGAGGTCCGGGACAGCCTCTCAAGCTTCGATGCTCAGGTGGAATGGCGGGAGTACCCGACTG ACGCTGCCGCCTGGCTACGTGCCCGGGTGTTCAATGAGAATTGA
- a CDS encoding uncharacterized protein (EggNog:ENOG503PX64; COG:G; COG:O), which translates to MYSILALAALVPAVVGQTFYGCYTEIPTRALTGASTADFEAMTVEACETYCTDPTRNFTLWGLEYGGECYCGNSLDTGSFPTFPEDCSMQCTGDAGQTCGGPNRISLWGSSEEAPPHTPYPHPEVSAPVYQGCFSELPAPDRALAGGFGFSPAAMTIERCADYCLNSGFVFFGLQYMAECFCGHELDALSVQLEDTDCDLACTGAPTETCGGSSKLSVYHWI; encoded by the exons ATGTACTCCATTCTCGCTCTTGCCGCCCTCGTCCCCGCCGTCGTCGGGCAAACTTTCTACGGCTGCTATACGGAAATTCCCACTCGGGCTTTGACCGGCGCGAGCACCGCGGACTTTGAGGCGATGACCGTGGAGGCTTGCGAGACATACTGCACCGATCCCACCCGTAATTTCACCCTCTGGGGACTAGAATATGGAGGCGAGTG CTACTGTGGCAACTCTCTTGACACAGGTTCCTTCCCTACCTTCCCGGAAGATTGCTCCATGCAATGCACTGGAGACGCCGGTCAGACATGCGGAGGTCCAAACCGCATCTCTCTCTGGGGCAGTTCTGAGGAGGCCCCTCCACATACGCCTTATCCTCACCCTGAGGTCTCCGCCCCAGTGTACCAAGGATGCTTTAGCGAGCTCCCGGCCCCCGATCGGGCTCTCGCTGGAGGCTTTGGCTTCTCCCCTGCGGCCATGACAATCGAACGCTGTGCGGATTACTGTCTCAACTCTGGATTTGTCTTCTTTGGACTGCAATACATGGCTGAATGCTTTTGTGGCCATGAGCTAGATGCTTTGAGCGTCCAACTCGAAGACACGGATTGTGATTTGGCCTGTACTGGTGCTCCCACCGAGACTTGCGGTGGTTCAAGCAAACTCAGCGTGTATCACTGGATTTAA
- a CDS encoding uncharacterized protein (COG:D; EggNog:ENOG503P4CR), whose product MAEGISELVNSSRLVTEFYLPNFVVHHLETGNEIWDLREEIGYGGSGVVRKEERRVHSSGKKYQGPMVRAVKQMRKVPQNPDQGQWNYRAELEAVVKFSQPEVCKHYDPFFVRTFGWFENQESVFLAMEYLPSSDLERFRRSSPPLSEFDTSLIVWQLIQGVRHMHDAGFAHRDLKPGNILIASTSPMWHVKIADFGISKQAMQGVTRFHTMRIFGTLGYMAPEVLGYYANNTGTNNTTIAYTMSVDIWAVGVIAMTLLLGRNIFPLPGDYAKYVFGQRALDFARDQGEVLTDDCQDFIAALLAADPILRPTAAAALAHPWLMQATEATEPSPVREIPDSEADSDEDSAPSDSLQPSTKNPWATIGSRTWPSKGSKTYSDALLTKFKYLWLDIILLSPKFHTIEFEKTRFYVLRSDNAIDIETSAAQSVWTSSQRVNKILDKGYRTSEGHVVLFFSVIGSRRFCGVAQMTSALDWENTDPHWVEDVWQGRFTLAWLSHTELSFDLVNHVPVKETTPRFRAIACYDGTEISPGSAYELLRVFSAAERR is encoded by the exons AGGAGCGTCGAGTTCACTCTAGTGGAAAGAAATATCAGGGTCCAATGGTACGAGCCGTGAAACAGATGAGAAAGGTTCCTCAAAACCCAGACCAAGGACAGTGGAATTATAGAGCCGAGTTGGAAGCAGTGGTGAAGTTCTCACAGCCAGAGGTATGCAAGCAC TATGACCCTTTCTTTGTGCGCACCTTTGGGTGGTTCGAAAACCAAGAATCTGTGTTTCTGGCCATGGAATATCTTCCATCGAGTGACCTAGAAAGATTCAGAAGGTCCTCGCCTCCGCTTTCCGAATTTGACACGAGCCTGATCGTGTGGCAGTTGATTCAAGGTGTGCGACACATGCACGATGCTGGGTTTGCACATCGAGACTTGAAGCCAGGG AATATACTCATCGCCTCAACATCCCCGATGTGGCACGTCAAAATCGCCGACTTTGGAATCAGCAAGCAAGCTATGCAGGGTGTAACACGCTTTCACACCATGCGAATCTTCGGGACCTTGGGATATATGGCACCCGAGGTATTGGGTTACTatgccaacaacaccggAACCAACAATACCACGATTGCATACACTATGTCGGTCGATATTTGGGCTGTTGGTGTAATTGCAATGACCTTGCTGCTTGGGCGCAATATTTTTCCTTTGCCGGGCGACTACGCCAAATATGTCTTTGGACAACGGGCTCTTGACTTTGCCCGTGATCAAGGTGAGGTTTTGACAGACGATTGCCAGGACTTCATAGCGGCCCTTCTTGCAGCGGATCCAATACTTCGAccgactgctgctgctgccctcgCCCACCCTTGGTTAATGCAGGCCACCGAAGCAACTGAACCTTCTCCAGTAAGAGAGATCCCGGACTCGGAAGCAGACTCAGACGAGGACTCCGCTCCATCTGATTCACTACAGCCTTCCACAAAGAATCCGTGGGCGACAATCGGCAGTAGAACTTGGCCGAGCAAGGGATCGAAGACATACAGCGACGCGCTCCTGACGAAGTTCAAGTACCTCTGGCTTGATATTATTCTTCTATCTCCCAAGTTCCATACTATTGAGTTCGAGAAG ACTCGGTTTTATGTTCTACGCTCCGATAACGCCATAGATATTGAGACAAGCGCTGCTCAGAGCGTGTGGACTTCTAGTCAGCGTGTCAACAAAATCCTTGACAAAGGATACCGGACATCCGAAGGCCATGTGGTTCTATTCTTCTCCGTGATTGGTAG TCGGCGATTCTGTGGAGTAGCACAGATGACCAGCGCACTGGATTGGGAGAATACTGACCCCCATTGGGTTGAGGATGTCTGGCAGGGACGGTTCACCTTGGCCTGGCTCAGTCATACAGAGCTCTCATTTGACCTTGTCAACCATGTCCCGGTAAAGGAGACCACACCTCGTTTCAGAGCTATCGCTTGTTACGATGGCACTGAGATCTCACCTGGATCCGCATATGAATTATTGAGAGTTTTTTCGGCGGCGGAAAGACGGTGA
- a CDS encoding uncharacterized protein (EggNog:ENOG503P8MJ): MRRRTNKQQLPALSFSPFLNFSSRSNSPSVPLNRTVPLKMAFITRLVSITNFAVATTALCFQVTVLYPWHKQLDEDFEALKTEHLKVLDAINKLTGSQLKPVEPAHPRKGSSLWEKISGR, encoded by the exons ATGCGTCGCCGCACTAATAAACAGCAACTCCCCGCTTTATCGTTTTCTCCCTTCTTGAACTTTTCTTCAAGgtccaactccccctcagTTCCGCTCAACCGGACAGTCCC ATTAAAAATGGCCTTCATCACCAGGCTTGTCAGCATCACGAACTTTGCCGTTGCCACTACAGCGCTGTGTTTCCAGGTGACCGTTTTATATCCCTGGCATAAGCAGCTCGACGAGGACTTTGAGGCGCTCAAGACAGAACACCTGAAGGTACTGGATGCCATCAACAAGCTGACGGGGAGTCAACTTAAACCCGTCGAACCCGCCCATCCTCGAAAGGGATCCAGTCTGTGGGAGAAGATCTCAGGCCGATAA
- a CDS encoding uncharacterized protein (COG:T; EggNog:ENOG503P09C), producing MSFTRSPSNTHVTRKPPTEKPRSSWSTLHFDVDAHVNPFFPSSFLPRFPRAVAHFLGYRTPHPPAAHPKPPLGNIPMIFWAVVGIFSSLALIGAVGQEIPAFGEKGVPVIIGSFGAAAVLDFYAIESPLAQPRNAILGQILASITGIIVCKLFALLGPEEFERVRWLGGALSCGLATAVMALTGTVHPPAGATALMAVVDDDVSRLGWYVLVPVSLGCGLMLIVALLVNNIQRRFPFYWWSPSETGLFWNQAARQEQQRQKEEESRPRLEKPGASAISSTDSERGMGEDAEVVIKRGEVIIPEGITLRPEEVLWLETISQRL from the exons ATGTCCTTCACCCGCTCACCCTCCAACACGCACGTAACCCGAAAACCACCCACCGAGAAGCCAAGGTCGTCATGGTCAACACTCCACTTCGATGTTGACGCCCACGTCAACCCGTTCTTTCCTTCCTCATTCCTGCCCCGCTTTCCCCGGGCCGTGGCGCACTTCCTCGGGTACCGcacccctcatcctccagcgGCGCATCCGAAGCCCCCACTGGGCAATATTCCCATGATATTCTGGGCCGTGGTGGGGATATTCAGCAGCTTGGCCTTGATCGGGGCGGTAGGGCAGGAGATCCCGGCgtttggggagaagggggtgccGGTTATCATTGGGAGTTTT GGTGCTGCCGCCGTGCTGGACTTTTACGCAATCGAGTCGCCGCTTGCCCAGCCCCGCAACGCCATCCTCGGTCAGATATTAGCCAGTATCACGGGGATTATCGTCTGTAAACTGTTCGCCTTGCTGGGGCCGGAGGAGTTTGAGCGTGTTCGATGGCTGGGAGGGGCGCTGTCATGCGGTCTCGCCACGGCGGTTATGGCCCTGACGGGAACGGTGCACCCGCCTGCTGGAGCCACGGCTCTGATGGcagtggtggatgatgatgtgagcAGGCTAGGGTGGTATGTGTTGGTGCCTGTCTCACTGGGGTGTGGCCTCATGCTGATAGTGGCCCTGCTTGTTAACAACATTCAGCGGAGGTTCCCATTCTACTGGTGGTCACCTAGTGAGACGGGGTTGTTCTGGAACCAAGCGGCGAGACAGGAGCAACAGagacaaaaagaagaggaaagcAGGCCAAGGCTGGAAAAACCTGGGGCATCGGCCATCAGCAGCACTGATTCTGAaagagggatgggggaggatgccgaggtgGTCATCAAACGTGGGGAGGTCATAATACCCGAGGGGATCACATTGCGGCCTGAGGAGGTGCTGTGGTTGGAGACCATCAGTCAACGGTTATGA
- a CDS encoding uncharacterized protein (EggNog:ENOG503NZKH; COG:S): MANEHLTVDPDEDNVPLMKSPVVRVKSFPKESPSPADGQGGNPNLESLGWRESDDDHPEFEKHAEATNIEVFYDLFFAAILCVFAEVQDVTNLQQLNSFIAYFVLLWLGNWALLGLFDVRFITDSIFERSIRAVHFGVMVGFAVVAPTWSLYENKSQTYRTLSLILMASRLAMASQYGSIMWHIRRFKKTRLPMGMMVALNLVSAIIYLGVAFAFKDGTDSKLYAIWFIMIGLETLITIVLSLKFQVLSFSGTHIVSRMSLLSYIFMGEGIITVLSAVTKVVINHNSWTSATIGNVAAGISNLYLIYMIYFDWRRNLRMPLYKELLWSFLHFPFHLFLKLFILGSSQFVIWWKVIETYLSTNKMFMTALKAGDDPGFNVTTSWFVSTINGTLNEVFQLYRPKYDVTPQSISDGLALLMEIPDDFWATVHDVPEEEFLNNETVSHIINALAELLTAMQNSLFATFNVNGYSAFEGSDEVFKNAAELEERVWELNWGKFKLVFTYAYVAAGLTLITMNLLYIVSRNGGWTPFNYVRKGLNFLIGVGLCLVTLITLNTEQVLQLWGTPWPLPILVITLFVVLILNHLPQPPPIFFNGANTKRLGGDKRKKQKTGWGVNWSCAG; the protein is encoded by the exons ATGGCAAACGAACACCTCACAGTCGATCCGGACGAGGACAACGTGCCTCTGATGAAGAGCCCTGTTGTCCGCGTCAAGTCTTTTCCCAAGGAAAGCCCATCGCCAGCCGACGGTCAAGGGGGCAACCCCAATCTCGAAAGCCTCGGTTGGAGGGAGTCGGACGATGATCACCCAGAGTTTGAGAAGCACGCCGAAGCGACGAATATCGAGGTCTTTTACGACCTCTTTTTTGCTGCAATTCTGTGCGTCTTTGCAGAGGTGCAAGATGTGACCAACTTGCAACAGCTCAACAGCTTCATCGCTTACTTtgtgctgctgtggctgggCAATTGGGCTCTATTGGGCCTCTTCGATGTCCGCTTCATAACGGATAGTATTTTTG AACGATCCATACGAGCGGTGCATTTTGGTGTCATGGTTGGCTTTGCAGTTGTTGCACCAACGTGGTCCCTATACGAAAATAAATCCCAGACATACCGAACCCTCTCCCTTATCCTCATGGCGTCTCGGCTTGCCATGGCCTCACAATACGGATCCATCATGTGGCACATTCGAAGATTCAAGAAAACCAGGCTACCcatggggatgatggtggcatTAAATCTTGTTTCTGCCATCATCTATCTCGGCGTTGCATTTGCCTTCAAGGACGGCACAGACAGCAAGCTATACGCCATTTGGTTCATCATGATCGGCCTGGAGaccctcatcaccattgTCTTATCCCTTAAGTTTCAAGTTCTGAGCTTCTCGGGCACGCACATCGTCTCCCGCATGTCGCTTCTCAGCTACATCTTCATGGGCGAAGGGATCATCACCGTCCTGAGCGCCGTCACCAAGGTTGTGATAAATCACAATTCGTGGACAAGCGCCACAATAGGTAACGTGGCCGCGGGAATCTCCAACCTCTACCTCATTTACATGATCTACTTTGACTGGAGGAGGAACCTGAGGATGCCGCTTTATAAAGAGCTTCTGTGGTCATTCCTCCatttccccttccacctctttTTAAAGCTTTTCATCCTCGGCTCATCGCAGTTTGTCATCTGGTGGAAAGTTATCGAAACTTATCTCTCTACCAACAAGATGTTCATGACCGCCTTGAAGGCAGGGGATGACCCCGGCTTCAATGTGACCACATCGTGGTTCGTCTCAACCATCAACGGAACTCTCAACGAGGTGTTTCAGCTCTACAGGCCAAAATATGATGTAACCCCTCAATCGATCAGCGATGGGTTGGCATTGCTCATGGAAATCCCCGATGACTTCTGGGCCACAGTCCACGATGTACCAGAAGAGGAATTCTTGAACAATGAAACAGTCagccacatcatcaacgccttGGCGGAACTGCTTACTGCTATGCAGAATTCACTCTTTGCAACATTCAATGTCAACGGGTACTCGGCCTTTGAAGGTAGCGACGAGGTTTTCAAGAACGCTGCGGAACTAGAGGAACGGGTTTGGGAGCTGAACTGGGGCAAGTTCAAGCTCGTTTTCACCTACGCCTACGTCGCCGCGGGGCTCACACTCATCACAATGAACCTCCTCTACATCGTCTCTCGCAACGGAGGCTGGACTCCCTTCAACTATGTCCGCAAAGgtctcaacttcctcatTGGCGTCGGCCTTTGCCTGGTCACGTTGATAACCCTCAACACAGAGCAGGTCCTTCAACTCTGGGGGACACCCTGGCCGTTGCCGATTCTTGTCATTACCCTCTTTGTCGTTCTCATCCTTAACCATCTGCCTCAGCCACCACCGATTTTCTTCAATGGAGCCAACACCAAGCGCCTGGGTGGTGACAAGcggaagaagcagaagaccGGGTGGGGTGTT AACTGGAGCTGCGCCGGCTGA
- a CDS encoding uncharacterized protein (COG:O; MEROPS:MER0364556; EggNog:ENOG503Q4W3) — MPHYRNSLNLNQQKILFLREWTASDGKSFSLGGDFIMNDMALVELLFLSLFTIPGVHALPPRKGIAWPAPVPASSVPPIEWSDIGAPIFQPSSDFPQAQHSSSKKVSAANIKVASSSLPPVVDWRNRSGVNFITTTQDQGVCQSCWAFAVTALIESQVRIEHSVWSKRSEADVHDGIGAICETTGSAEATLQYVAGNTNSSTHGGEKPGIADWACDPYQDSTTAHVHCSDRSGRTTHIGNFQAIGAIEDQKRWLHEYGPIVATFILYDNFGEWKPDPTNPHHVYAWDGASGNTGNHIALVVGYDDERGAWIMKNSWGKAWGDGGFVYFAYDNANIDIWVKYGLRNVNPDPWTRRRHQSGNMMQSGDGETHRNFELLLSDPVKGIRHISRNGDTGEWIEVSQLSSDEGVGVLGQPSIIGTSRNRDFHAVAVTEDKSIQQWTYTDKKWSQVSSLGQSKVDGFTGFTQIDDGSLLLVVRHIDGTLNEYRQEPQSTAWKMMQSPIAKNITQSGASLVQSNIGFDMYDLSGNSDGNLYTVAVRKNGKMQTFWREGKSDTWNEGEAFGEGVPGDAVPVMIQDNFDTRDETTPCGFQLVVAVNGSVEHWRWRPQMGEQWEMIQRVTAGPGQEVKQVWSLVQGSSAGKMHMITESREGMVDYWEWDGMWSLIDKLDV, encoded by the exons ATGCCGCATTATAGAAATAGTTTAAATTTAAATCAACAAAAGATTCTCTTTTTGCGTGAATGGACGGCATCTGATGGAAAAAGTTTCTCTCTTGGAGGCGATTTCATCATGAACGACATGGCTTTGGTTGAGCTGCTGTTTCTTTCGCTTTTTACAATACCAGGCGTCCATGCGCTTCCTCCGCGCAAAGGTATAGCATGGCCTGCCCCAGTCCCTGCTTCTTCAGTACCCCCCATTGAGTGGAGTGACATTGGAGCTCCCATCTTTCAGCCATCGAGCGACTTTCCCCAGGCTCAACACTCGTCAAGCAAGAAAGTGTCTGCCGCAAACATCAAAGTTGCCTCGAGTTCTCTACCACCCGTGGTAGACTGGCGCAACCGATCAGGGGTcaacttcatcaccaccactcaagACCAAGGAGTCTGCCAGTCTTGCTGGGCCTTTGCCGTGACAGCCCTCATCGAATCCCAAGTCAGGATAGAACACTCTGTCTGGTCAAAGCGAAGCGAGGCAGACGTTCACGATGGTATCGGGGCGATTTGTGAGACTACCGGCAGTGCAGAAGCGACACTGCAGTATGTTGCAGGGAATACCAACTCCTCGACCCACGGGGGTGAGAAGCCAGGCATTGCTGACTGGGCGTGCGATCCCTATCAAGACAGTACAACAGCGCATGTCCACTGCAGTGACCGGTCGGGGAGAACTACGCATATCGGGAATTTCCAAGCTATTGGTGCCATCGAGGATCAAAAGAGGTGGCTCCATGAGTACGGACCTATCGTGGCAACATTTATCCTGTATGACAACTTTGGTGAGTGGAAGCCTGACCCAACGAATCCACATCATGTGTATGCGTGGGACGGTGCATCAGGCAATACGGGCAACCACATCGCCCTGGTGGTTGGTTATGATGATGAAAGAGGGGCGTGGATCATGAAGAATTCTTGGGGCAAGGCCTGGGGTGACGGAGGGTTTGTTTATTTTGC ATACGATAATGCGAACATCGATATTTGGGTCAAATATGGCCTCAGAAACGTTAACCCCGACCCTTGGACTCGGAGGAGGCACCAAAGCGGGAACATGATGCAGTCCGGGGACGGAGAGACTCATAGGAACTTTGAGCTGCTTTTGTCTGATCCGGTCAAGGGCATTAGACACATCTCGAGGAACGGCGACACTGGTGAATGGATCGAGGTGTCACAGCTGTCAAGCGATGAGGGTGTGGGTGTCCTTGGTCAGCCGTCCATCATTGGAACCTCCAGAAATCGAGACTTCCATGCTGTGGCTGTTACTGAGGATAAAAGCATACAGCAGTGGACCTACACGGACAAGAAGTGGTCGCAGGTGTCGAGCCTGGGGCAATCGAAAGTGGATGGATTCACGGGATTCACGCAGATTGATGACGGGTCCTTGCTACTTGTAGTAAGGCATATCGATGGGACTTTAAATGAG TACCGGCAAGAGCCTCAGTCCACAGCCTGGAAAATGATGCAGTCGCCAATTGCAAAGAACATCACCCAGAGTGGTGCAAGCCTTGTGCAATCCAACATTGGATTCGACATGTATGATCTTTCCGGAAACTCTGACGGCAATCTTTACACAGTTGCCGTTCGGAAAAACGGCAAGATGCAAACGTTCTGGAGAGAAGGAAAGTCGGACACATGGAATGAGGGCGAGGCTTTCGGAGAAGGAGTCCCAGGGGACGCAGTTCCCGTCATGATCCAGGACAACTTTGACACAAGGGATGAGACTACTCCGTGCGGCTTTCAGTTGGTTGTTGCCGTTAATGGGTCTGTGGAGCACTGGCGATGGCGTCCACAAATGGGAGAACAGTGGGAAATGATCCAAAGGGTAACAGCTGGCCCGGGTCAAGAGGTAAAACAAGTCTGGAGTCTGGTGCAAGGGAGCTCCGCTGGGAAAATGCATATGATTACCGAAAGTCGAGAAGGCATGGTTGACTATTGGGAATGGGATGGAATGTGGTCGCTGATCGATAAGTTGGACGTGTAG